In the genome of Macellibacteroides fermentans, one region contains:
- the tamL gene encoding translocation and assembly module lipoprotein TamL, producing the protein MKTMRMMNQINNTSLFRWASLLMVIILLSACSTTRNLPDGEVLYTGIRKIAIQNEDSTKAGQAALEEIEAALAYPPNNAIFGSSSLRTPFPFGLWIYNGFVNKKSKFSKWIFNKLAAKPVLISTVSPDVRTKVVQNLLREYGYFNGTASYSVLPDKKDSLKAKVSYQIDMRQPYKIDTVIYTSISPKADSIVRQTLAERAIRPNDNFSVIKLEEERQRLASIMRNKGYYYFRPDFIAYQADTLNYPGRVGLKVISKPGLPATAVRPWHVGNISYSLNGYDGETPTDSILYKDLMIYYEGKLRVRPRILYNRLFFRKGDLYKQSVQEKTQSALNRLSIFQYTDMQYTPKDTSLACDTLNLRINAMYELPLDGELELNVTSKSNNQAGPGAVVSLTRRNLFKGGEVLGITLRGSYEWQTGNRVNGASNSINSYELGLSGTLTFPRIIFPGFQHKIYDYPANTTFKLYADQLNRSRFFKLLAFGGSASYSFQPTASSKHTLVPFRLTYNLLQSTTHEFDSITAANPALYLSLKNQFIPAMSYTYTYDNAMIKEGKNQLWWESSITSAGNILSGINALAGKSFTKGKTILGNPYAQFIKLTSEIRVTHEIDRNQRLAMRLMGGFIYSYGNATIAPYSEQFYIGGANSIRAFTVRSIGPGRFRPNIDNPYSYIDQTGDVKLEANIEYRFRMIENLHGAVFLDAGNIWLLRSDEARPGGLINSANFLNDIALGTGAGIRYDLEFLVLRLDLGIALHTPYETGKKGYYNIPRFKDGLGLHLAIGYPF; encoded by the coding sequence ATGAAAACAATGCGAATGATGAATCAAATCAATAATACATCTCTGTTTCGTTGGGCAAGCCTGCTTATGGTTATAATTCTGTTATCCGCTTGCTCCACCACCCGGAATCTTCCGGATGGTGAAGTTCTGTACACCGGAATCCGAAAGATAGCTATTCAGAACGAAGACTCCACCAAGGCCGGACAGGCTGCGCTCGAAGAGATTGAAGCCGCATTGGCTTATCCTCCCAACAATGCCATCTTTGGAAGCTCGTCTTTACGTACTCCGTTTCCCTTTGGATTGTGGATTTACAACGGATTTGTAAATAAGAAAAGCAAATTCAGCAAATGGATATTTAATAAACTGGCCGCAAAACCGGTTCTTATCTCTACTGTAAGCCCGGATGTACGAACCAAGGTAGTGCAAAACTTGTTGCGTGAATACGGGTATTTCAACGGCACCGCCTCCTATTCTGTTTTGCCCGACAAAAAAGACTCCCTGAAAGCTAAAGTGAGTTATCAGATAGACATGCGGCAGCCCTATAAGATAGATACCGTAATCTATACCTCTATCTCACCCAAAGCCGATTCGATCGTCCGGCAGACTTTAGCAGAAAGGGCTATCCGTCCTAACGACAATTTCAGTGTGATCAAGCTGGAAGAAGAGAGACAGCGGCTGGCATCGATCATGAGAAACAAGGGGTACTACTATTTCCGTCCCGATTTTATAGCCTATCAGGCAGACACCTTAAATTATCCGGGCAGGGTAGGATTAAAGGTTATCAGTAAGCCGGGTCTGCCTGCCACCGCTGTACGCCCCTGGCATGTGGGCAATATTTCCTACAGTTTGAACGGATACGATGGAGAGACTCCCACCGATTCCATCTTGTACAAAGATCTGATGATCTATTACGAAGGCAAACTGCGGGTTCGTCCGCGTATACTTTACAACCGACTCTTCTTTAGAAAAGGGGATCTTTATAAACAGTCCGTACAGGAGAAAACTCAGTCGGCTTTAAACAGGCTATCCATTTTCCAATATACCGATATGCAATATACGCCCAAGGATACTTCATTAGCCTGCGATACGCTGAACCTGCGTATAAATGCCATGTATGAACTTCCGCTGGACGGAGAACTTGAACTGAATGTTACCTCTAAAAGCAATAATCAGGCAGGTCCGGGTGCCGTAGTCAGCCTTACCCGCCGGAATCTTTTCAAAGGAGGCGAAGTGTTGGGAATAACGCTTCGCGGGTCTTACGAATGGCAGACCGGCAACCGGGTAAACGGAGCCAGCAACTCCATCAACAGCTATGAACTGGGACTCTCGGGTACTCTTACCTTTCCCCGGATCATTTTCCCCGGCTTCCAACATAAGATATACGACTATCCGGCCAATACTACGTTCAAATTGTATGCCGACCAGCTCAACCGGTCGCGCTTCTTTAAATTACTGGCCTTTGGAGGAAGTGCTTCCTATAGTTTTCAGCCAACGGCATCCAGCAAACATACGTTGGTTCCCTTCAGACTAACCTATAATCTGTTGCAGAGCACCACGCATGAGTTCGATTCCATCACTGCTGCCAATCCGGCCTTATACCTTAGTTTGAAGAATCAATTCATTCCGGCTATGAGCTATACCTACACCTACGACAATGCAATGATTAAAGAGGGGAAAAACCAATTGTGGTGGGAAAGCAGTATCACCTCCGCAGGGAATATCCTTTCGGGAATAAACGCCCTGGCGGGGAAGAGCTTTACGAAAGGGAAAACGATCCTGGGTAATCCGTATGCCCAGTTTATCAAACTTACCAGCGAAATAAGAGTGACTCATGAAATAGACCGGAATCAGCGGCTTGCCATGCGGTTGATGGGCGGTTTCATCTACAGCTACGGCAATGCCACAATCGCCCCCTATAGCGAACAATTCTACATCGGTGGGGCAAACAGCATCAGAGCATTTACGGTTAGGAGTATCGGTCCCGGACGTTTCCGTCCCAATATAGACAATCCCTATTCCTACATCGACCAGACGGGCGATGTTAAACTGGAAGCAAATATCGAATACCGTTTCCGCATGATCGAAAACCTGCATGGTGCTGTTTTTCTGGATGCAGGGAATATCTGGCTGCTTCGGAGCGACGAAGCACGCCCCGGGGGATTAATTAACTCGGCAAACTTTTTAAACGACATTGCATTGGGAACCGGAGCAGGTATCCGGTACGACCTGGAATTCCTTGTGCTGCGGCTCGACCTGGGTATCGCCTTACATACTCCTTACGAGACTGGAAAGAAAGGATATTATAACATTCCCAGATTTAAAGATGGGCTGGGACTGCATCTGGCCATCGGCTATCCATTCTAA
- a CDS encoding TonB-dependent receptor plug domain-containing protein, protein MKTTLLISIFSILSSHFLIAQSDTLSGVLRDSKEKAIKRYEVRLGSSPGTTVKTDKNGVFVFADANLQDTLYVEMNKTGKTVKVPVSGYTFLTIQLKEGSFEVDHRYEPDENLKKVLERESKKMISSSTLNKEEILKTRCQDIYCLLRRLSGVMVQNSGAVRIRGGASFNSSSNALIVVNGIPMQDSGIMRTIPIQDIEEITVLKDATQYGAMGANGAIVIKTGK, encoded by the coding sequence ATGAAAACAACCTTATTAATCTCAATCTTTTCAATTCTTTCCTCTCATTTTCTGATTGCCCAGAGTGATACGCTTAGCGGGGTATTAAGAGATTCCAAAGAAAAAGCCATCAAACGCTACGAAGTACGTTTAGGAAGTTCACCCGGTACGACTGTCAAGACTGATAAAAACGGGGTATTTGTATTTGCCGATGCCAATCTGCAGGATACCTTATACGTGGAGATGAACAAGACCGGCAAAACGGTGAAAGTTCCGGTATCGGGTTATACTTTTCTTACCATCCAGCTTAAGGAAGGATCTTTCGAAGTAGACCATCGCTATGAACCGGACGAGAATCTTAAAAAAGTATTGGAGCGGGAAAGTAAGAAGATGATCAGTTCTTCCACATTAAACAAGGAAGAGATACTTAAAACCCGTTGTCAGGATATCTACTGTCTGCTCAGAAGGTTATCCGGTGTAATGGTTCAGAATAGCGGAGCGGTTCGCATACGCGGCGGTGCTTCTTTTAACAGCTCGTCCAATGCACTGATTGTGGTTAACGGTATCCCGATGCAAGATTCCGGAATTATGCGTACCATTCCGATTCAGGATATTGAAGAGATAACCGTATTGAAAGACGCCACACAATATGGAGCGATGGGTGCCAACGGAGCCATTGTTATTAAAACCGGGAAATAA
- a CDS encoding translocation/assembly module TamB domain-containing protein, which produces MKRWMKWIGIAFLVPLALILLLSVLLYFPPIQDFARNKIVAYASTSTGIDIRIAKVRLSFPLNLTIQDVLALRTPADTLLKLQSLEVRVKLLPLLKSKVVVDAVDLKGGQIHSGDFIEGLQIDGQLGRFHAKADHIDLTKEMATFNSMELSDTQLSIRMDSVAEEKDSTSAPLNWKIALDEVVLNKVNLDILLPGDTVRMRGGMNHALLSKGWIDLGRSGYSARKIQLTEGTFSLDNDTLGRKAGLDPNHIAIDSLEFEADSLSFEDKVFGINIRRFSFSEQSGLKLSSLEGSILSDGKQLEIPNLQLKTPYSEMQLLVSAPWSSLDEKAEGSIRSLLIASIGKGDLMLAAGDLPKDFKTYYPNRPVSVTAGIEGNLDKLELRGFKAELAGAFKMDASGTLIQIADSLQRQGSFRIDARSYNLEFILGMLDKKQRDMLELPYGMELKGEVSFKKDAYKTNLTFKEDKALVKLDGSYQSQSEDYQITVSIDSLQPNHFMPKDSLYWLTASAAIKGKGFDLYSARTSSLLQATISDIKYGRNSVSEIQLNGRLKNHAYELQLESGYPLALLKTSVSGILQRKKAEMNLDAQVEHLNLYRLHLVDVPLSTAFRFEANASSNLNEILHLTGRLTQWELSGEEKTYYPQDTRFEAGTTHDSTYFEITAGDAFMKLNSDQGATKLSASLSLITERLMNQYEQQELDLTVLRPLLPNVNIQGFIGKQNPIQDLLALQKIKFNETSFTAATSPAQGLSVNIAMHKFQQDTLMVDTLRIESFEDTSGLKLKGEVKLNRTRWRKAYNGILDGHIRKNEVNALVHVTDGDGKVGLHLGTEARLEKEGFISARLYPDHPIIAFRRFTLNEDNYLRYKDLKNMSANLRLTGEQNASIWLHSVPDSGALQEMHAEISQLDLSLLSANIPNAPSMGGIVSADIQYAPTDNTFMLIADAGIDELFYENKRVGEMQLSAVYLPMSENSHQVDIHFLRDRKEISSATAFYQAGVRDSVSGAINITDFPLEMANPFIPDGMARMQGFLQGNLDIKGRASDPKAAGFLQMDSASVFVVAAGSTYRFDNKKLEIGNNKLLFNNYNLYAYGKNPFVINGDINFSDPARVLANLKLNADNLQLVDVKRNKESLVYGKLFVNLNSTLRGPLDAITMRGNLQLLGNTDLTYVLKDSPLTVQDRLSDLVTFTSFTDTLYTDRMEEIPPLQLGGMDMLLTIHIDPAVRLQADLSADQESRIELEGGGDLYFQYTPQGDMFLNGRYTLSGGSILYTLPVIPKKKFTIKEDSYVEWNGDPMNPVLNLQATERVRTAVTLNEQTPRQVNFDVGISLKQRMSDMQLEFTLNAPEDLTMQNQLSAMGEEERSKQAVSMLVTGMYLGSGSGTGKVNMNMGAALNSFLQKEITNLAGSALKTVDISLGVESSEEETGEKRTDYSFRFAKRFYNDRIRVVLGGRISTGNVPEQNQTFIDNISFEYRLDNSGTRYVKLFHNKNYESILEGEITETGAGIVLRRKMKHIGEFFIFRKPKKITPVNENNANDESNQ; this is translated from the coding sequence ATGAAGAGATGGATGAAATGGATAGGTATTGCTTTCTTGGTGCCACTGGCACTCATCCTTTTATTGTCTGTACTCTTGTACTTCCCTCCCATTCAGGACTTTGCCCGGAATAAGATTGTAGCCTATGCTTCAACCTCGACGGGCATTGATATCCGCATTGCGAAGGTGCGCCTGTCGTTTCCCCTCAACCTTACCATTCAGGATGTTTTGGCCTTGCGCACTCCGGCAGACACCCTGCTTAAACTTCAGTCCCTCGAGGTCAGGGTTAAATTGCTCCCTTTGCTGAAAAGCAAGGTTGTAGTGGATGCTGTTGATTTGAAAGGAGGTCAGATTCACTCGGGCGACTTTATCGAAGGGTTGCAGATTGACGGACAATTAGGCCGTTTCCATGCCAAGGCAGATCATATCGATCTGACTAAGGAGATGGCAACCTTCAACTCGATGGAATTATCTGATACGCAGCTTTCTATCCGGATGGATTCAGTTGCGGAAGAGAAGGATTCCACCTCTGCTCCGCTTAACTGGAAAATTGCGCTTGACGAGGTTGTGCTGAATAAGGTAAACCTGGATATTCTACTTCCGGGTGATACCGTCCGTATGCGCGGAGGAATGAACCATGCGTTGCTTTCAAAAGGATGGATCGATCTGGGACGATCAGGTTATTCGGCCCGCAAGATTCAACTTACGGAGGGAACTTTCTCGTTGGACAATGATACGTTAGGAAGAAAAGCGGGACTGGATCCCAACCATATCGCAATTGACAGTCTGGAGTTTGAAGCAGATTCTCTTTCTTTTGAAGACAAGGTATTCGGCATCAATATCCGCCGGTTTTCATTTTCAGAACAATCCGGGTTGAAGCTCTCTTCTCTGGAAGGAAGTATTCTGAGCGACGGGAAGCAACTGGAAATACCGAATCTTCAACTTAAGACTCCCTACTCTGAAATGCAGCTTCTGGTAAGTGCACCCTGGAGTTCGCTGGATGAAAAGGCCGAAGGGTCCATCCGAAGTCTGCTGATTGCATCCATCGGCAAAGGAGATCTGATGCTCGCAGCCGGTGACCTGCCCAAAGATTTCAAGACCTATTACCCGAACCGTCCGGTTTCGGTAACAGCCGGTATCGAAGGGAATTTAGATAAGTTGGAGTTGCGTGGGTTTAAAGCTGAGCTTGCGGGTGCTTTTAAAATGGATGCATCCGGAACGCTGATTCAGATTGCCGACAGTCTGCAGCGGCAGGGAAGCTTCCGCATCGATGCCCGTTCTTACAACCTGGAGTTTATACTCGGCATGTTGGATAAAAAACAACGAGACATGCTGGAGCTTCCGTATGGGATGGAACTCAAAGGAGAAGTATCTTTCAAAAAGGATGCTTATAAAACGAATCTTACTTTTAAGGAGGATAAAGCCCTTGTTAAACTGGATGGATCCTATCAGAGCCAGTCGGAAGACTACCAGATAACCGTCTCAATCGATAGTCTGCAACCCAACCATTTCATGCCTAAAGATTCCCTTTACTGGCTTACAGCTTCGGCCGCAATAAAAGGGAAAGGTTTTGATTTATATTCTGCCCGCACCAGCTCTCTTCTGCAGGCAACCATTTCAGATATTAAATATGGCAGAAACTCTGTTTCGGAAATTCAGTTAAATGGACGTTTAAAGAACCATGCCTATGAATTGCAGCTGGAAAGCGGCTATCCTTTAGCGTTATTAAAGACATCTGTCTCCGGGATTCTACAAAGAAAGAAAGCCGAAATGAATCTGGATGCACAAGTAGAGCATCTAAACCTGTACCGTCTGCATCTGGTAGACGTTCCGTTAAGCACCGCTTTTCGCTTCGAGGCAAATGCAAGCAGTAACCTTAATGAGATCCTCCATCTGACAGGCAGGCTCACTCAATGGGAGCTATCGGGCGAAGAAAAAACTTACTACCCCCAGGATACCCGGTTCGAGGCAGGAACCACCCACGACAGCACCTATTTTGAGATAACTGCCGGAGATGCGTTCATGAAGTTAAACAGCGATCAGGGTGCCACAAAGCTGTCGGCTTCCCTTTCTCTGATTACAGAAAGACTTATGAATCAATACGAACAGCAAGAGCTCGATCTTACCGTTTTACGTCCGCTGTTACCCAATGTAAACATACAGGGATTCATTGGAAAACAGAATCCTATTCAGGATCTGCTTGCCTTGCAGAAAATAAAATTCAACGAGACTTCATTTACTGCAGCAACATCTCCCGCTCAGGGCTTGTCGGTCAACATAGCCATGCATAAATTCCAACAAGACACATTAATGGTGGATACCCTCCGGATCGAGTCGTTTGAAGATACATCCGGATTAAAGTTGAAAGGGGAGGTAAAACTGAACCGGACCCGTTGGAGAAAGGCTTATAACGGCATCCTGGATGGCCATATCCGGAAAAATGAGGTAAACGCTTTGGTTCATGTAACCGATGGCGACGGCAAGGTAGGCCTTCACCTGGGCACTGAAGCCCGACTGGAAAAAGAAGGATTTATTTCTGCCAGGCTTTATCCGGACCACCCTATTATAGCCTTTCGCAGATTCACTCTGAATGAGGATAATTACCTCCGTTATAAGGATCTTAAGAACATGTCGGCCAATCTTCGGCTGACCGGCGAACAGAATGCATCCATCTGGTTGCACTCGGTGCCTGATAGCGGAGCTCTGCAAGAAATGCACGCAGAAATAAGTCAGCTTGACCTGAGTCTGCTTTCGGCTAATATACCAAACGCCCCTTCAATGGGAGGGATCGTTAGTGCGGATATCCAATATGCTCCAACGGATAATACCTTTATGCTGATTGCCGATGCCGGGATAGACGAGCTGTTTTATGAAAATAAACGAGTAGGCGAAATGCAGTTATCAGCGGTGTACCTTCCTATGTCAGAAAACAGCCATCAGGTGGATATCCACTTCCTGCGAGACCGGAAAGAGATCTCCTCCGCCACTGCATTTTATCAGGCGGGGGTGCGGGACAGCGTTTCGGGGGCCATCAATATAACAGACTTCCCCCTTGAAATGGCCAATCCATTTATTCCCGACGGAATGGCCCGTATGCAGGGTTTTCTGCAGGGAAACCTGGACATTAAAGGACGTGCCTCCGATCCCAAAGCGGCCGGATTCCTGCAGATGGATTCAGCTTCTGTATTCGTAGTAGCAGCAGGATCGACTTACCGTTTCGACAATAAGAAACTGGAAATTGGGAACAACAAGCTTCTGTTCAACAATTACAACCTGTACGCATACGGAAAAAATCCATTTGTTATTAACGGGGATATCAACTTCTCCGACCCGGCCCGGGTACTGGCTAACCTGAAATTAAATGCTGATAACCTGCAATTGGTAGATGTTAAACGGAACAAGGAGAGCCTGGTCTATGGCAAATTGTTTGTAAACCTCAATTCTACTTTACGGGGACCATTGGATGCAATTACCATGCGCGGGAATCTTCAGCTATTGGGTAATACGGATCTTACCTATGTGCTTAAGGATTCACCCCTCACGGTTCAGGACCGCCTGTCGGATCTGGTTACATTCACCTCCTTCACCGATACTTTGTATACGGATCGCATGGAGGAGATTCCTCCGTTACAACTGGGAGGAATGGATATGCTCCTTACCATACATATTGATCCGGCCGTACGGTTGCAGGCCGACCTGAGTGCGGATCAGGAAAGCAGGATTGAGCTGGAAGGAGGTGGTGATCTTTATTTTCAATATACGCCTCAGGGGGATATGTTTTTAAATGGGAGATATACCCTGTCCGGAGGAAGTATCCTCTATACGTTGCCGGTAATTCCCAAAAAGAAGTTTACCATCAAGGAGGACAGCTATGTGGAATGGAATGGCGATCCGATGAATCCGGTTCTTAACTTACAAGCTACCGAAAGGGTGCGTACGGCAGTAACACTGAATGAACAGACTCCCCGGCAGGTAAATTTCGATGTGGGAATCTCGCTGAAACAACGTATGAGCGACATGCAACTCGAATTTACGTTGAATGCTCCGGAAGATCTGACCATGCAGAATCAGCTGAGTGCAATGGGTGAAGAGGAACGCAGCAAGCAGGCGGTAAGCATGCTTGTAACAGGGATGTACCTGGGGAGCGGCAGCGGGACCGGAAAAGTAAACATGAATATGGGGGCTGCCTTAAACAGTTTCCTGCAAAAGGAAATTACAAACCTGGCTGGTTCGGCACTTAAGACAGTAGATATTTCTTTGGGAGTTGAAAGCAGTGAGGAAGAAACCGGCGAAAAGCGAACCGATTATTCTTTCCGCTTTGCCAAACGGTTCTATAACGACCGTATCCGGGTGGTGCTGGGGGGACGAATTTCAACCGGAAATGTACCGGAACAGAATCAGACTTTTATCGACAATATCTCATTTGAATATCGTTTGGATAATAGCGGAACCCGGTATGTGAAATTGTTCCACAACAAGAACTACGAAAGTATTCTGGAAGGAGAGATTACCGAAACCGGGGCCGGTATTGTGTTGAGAAGAAAAATGAAACATATAGGTGAGTTCTTTATTTTTAGGAAACCCAAAAAGATAACCCCTGTAAATGAAAACAATGCGAATGATGAATCAAATCAATAA
- the rocF gene encoding arginase produces the protein MKINVIGVPLNLGCDRKGVEKAPNYLRERGLMSLIRSHGHKAFDLGNLYVPPVTEEEKYLKGSRLKYLDVIVEVNNNLAELVYDTLRGGAFPLVIGGDHSLGLGSASGVGKCYDDFGIIWLDAHGDINTGETSPSGNIHGMPLSALMGLGSEELVNVYSPGNKVLPQNVFLVGTRSLDEGECALIEEQHLSVYTMDTIRDKGIAFVAEDIKNKLRERKIRNVHFSIDVDSIDPSYAPGTGTRVPEGLIPSEFEEFVSHILSTNLIKSLDLVELNPELDSDDKTTNLCLSVIDYITSRL, from the coding sequence ATGAAAATAAATGTTATCGGTGTACCCCTGAATCTGGGCTGCGATCGGAAGGGAGTGGAAAAGGCTCCTAATTATTTAAGGGAAAGGGGACTGATGAGCCTGATCCGCAGTCACGGACACAAAGCCTTCGACCTGGGAAATTTATATGTTCCTCCTGTTACAGAAGAGGAAAAATACCTGAAGGGTTCGCGGTTGAAGTACCTGGATGTGATTGTAGAAGTTAATAACAACCTGGCTGAACTTGTATATGATACCTTGCGCGGCGGAGCTTTCCCCCTTGTAATAGGCGGCGACCATTCTCTGGGACTGGGTAGTGCATCGGGAGTTGGTAAGTGCTACGATGATTTTGGTATCATCTGGTTGGATGCCCATGGAGATATCAATACGGGAGAGACTTCACCCAGCGGAAATATTCATGGCATGCCTCTAAGTGCACTGATGGGATTGGGAAGCGAAGAGTTGGTGAATGTCTATTCGCCCGGCAATAAAGTGCTTCCCCAGAATGTATTTTTGGTTGGAACACGCAGTCTGGATGAGGGAGAATGCGCACTGATTGAAGAGCAGCACCTCAGCGTATATACCATGGATACCATCCGTGACAAAGGAATTGCCTTTGTTGCCGAAGATATCAAGAATAAATTACGCGAACGGAAAATAAGGAATGTCCATTTCAGCATTGATGTGGACAGCATTGATCCATCGTATGCTCCCGGAACAGGAACCCGAGTGCCGGAAGGATTGATCCCTTCCGAATTTGAAGAGTTTGTAAGTCACATATTGTCGACAAACCTTATCAAGTCGCTGGATCTGGTAGAACTTAATCCCGAATTGGATAGCGATGATAAGACGACCAATCTTTGCTTGTCTGTAATCGATTACATTACCTCCCGCTTATAG